One Numenius arquata chromosome 10, bNumArq3.hap1.1, whole genome shotgun sequence DNA segment encodes these proteins:
- the TLL2 gene encoding tolloid-like protein 2, whose product MTSTASCTMLGTHSPGDNPRGVFLDTILPRRDDNGVRPTIGQRIRLSQGDIAQARKLYKCPACGETLQDSTGNFSAPGFPNGYPSYSHCVWRISVTPGEKIMLNFTSMDLFKSRLCWYDYVEVRDGYWRKAPLLGRFCGDKIPEPVISTDSRLWIEFRSSSNILGKGFFVVYEAICGGEIHKDAGQIQSPNYPDDYRPSKECIWKITVSEGYHIGITFQAFEIEWHDACSYDYLEIRDGLTEYSPLIGHFCGYEKPEDIKSSSNKVWMKFASDATINKAGFAANFFKEMDECSLPDNGGCEQHCENTLGSYKCTCEPGYELTADKKSCEAACGGFITKLNGTITSPGWPKEYPTNKNCVWQVVAPAQYRISLQFEVFELEGNDVCKYDYVEVRSGLASDSKLHGKFCGSEKPEVITSYSNNMRLEFKSDNTVSKKGFKVHYFSDKDECSKDNGGCQHECINTFGSYVCQCRNGFMLHENGHDCKEAGCEHKLSAAEGTMSSPNWPDKYPSRKECTWDISATPGHRVKVTFNEFEIEQHQECAYDHLEIYDGPNSKSPVLGRFCGSKKPDPVVASTNKMFLRFYSDASVQRKGFQAKHSTECGGLLKAEVRTKELYSHAQFGDNNYPGQVNCEWVIVAEDGYGVELIFQTFEIEEEADCGYDYMEIYDGYDSTAPRLGRFCGSGPLEEIYSAGDSIMIRFHTDDTINKKGFHARYISTKFQDALHMRK is encoded by the exons CTTGTGGAGAGACCTTGCAGGACTCAACAGGGAATTTCTCAGCCCCTGGCTTTCCAAATGGCTACCCCTCCTACTCCCACTGTGTCTGGAGGATCTCGGTGACCCCAGGAGAGAAG ATTATGTTAAACTTCACGTCAATGGACCTATTTAAAAGTCGCCTTTGCTGGTATGATTATGTGGAGGTGCGCGATGGCTACTGGAGGAAGGCTCCGTTGCTGG GTAGATTTTGTGGTGACAAGATCCCAGAACCGGTAATCTCCACGGACAGCAGGCTGTGGATCGAGTTCCGGAGCAGCAGTAACATCCTGGGCAAAGGCTTCTTTGTGGTCTATGAAG ctATTTGTGGTGGAGAAATTCACAAAGATGCTGGCCAGATCCAATCTCCCAATTACCCAGACGACTACAGACCTTCCAAAGAGTGCATCTGGAAGATCACAGTTTCTGAGGGCTATCACATAGGAATCACGTTCCAAGCCTTTGAG ATTGAATGGCATGATGCATGTTCTTATGACTACCTGGAGATCCGAGATGGCCTCACTGAATACAGCCCACTGATCGGTCACTTCTGTGGCTACGAGAAGCCAGAAGATATCAAATCCAGCTCAAATAAAGTATGGATGAAGTTTGCATCTGATGCAACCATCAATAAAGCAGGCTTTGCAGCAAATTTCTTTAAAG AGATGGATGAATGTTCTCTGCCGGACAATGGTGGGTGTGAGCAGCACTGTGAGAACACACTGGGCAGTTACAAATGCACCTGCGAGCCCGGCTATGAGTTGACAGCTGAtaaaaagagctgtgaag CTGCCTGTGGGGGCTTCATCACCAAGCTCAATGGGACCATTACTAGCCCTGGATGGCCCAAGGAATATCCTACTAACAAAAACTGCGTCTGGCAGGTGGTAGCTCCAGCCCAGTACCGGATCTCTCTGCAGTTCGAAGTGTTTGAGCTGGAAGGCAATGAT GTCTGTAAATATGACTATGTTGAGGTTCGTAGTGGGTTGGCTTCTGACTCCAAGCTGCACGGCAAATTCTGTGGCTCAGAAAAACCTGAAGTAATCACGTCATATAGCAACAACATGAGACTGGAGTTCAAATCAGATAACACGGTCTCCAAGAAAGGCTTTAAAGTTCACTACTTCTCTG ACAAGGACGAATGCTCCAAAGACAATGGTGGTTGCCAGCACGAATGTATCAACACCTTTGGGAGCTACGTATGCCAGTGCAGAAACGGCTTCATGCTGCATGAAAACGGCCACGATTGTAAAGAAG ctGGTTGTGAGCACAAGCTAAGTGCTGCAGAGGGAACGATGAGCAGCCCAAACTGGCCTGACAAGTACCCCAGCAGGAAAGAGTGCACCTGGGACATCTCTGCCACGCCTGGCCACCGAGTGAAAGTA ACCTTCAACGAGTTTGAGATTGAGCAGCACCAAGAGTGTGCCTATGACCATTTGGAAATCTATGACGGGCCCAACAGCAAGTCACCTGTCCTTGGACGATTCTGTGGCAGCAAGAAACCGGACCCTGTAGTGGCTTCTACCAACAAGATGTTCCTCAGGTTTTACTCTGATGCTTCTGTGCAAAGAAAAGGTTTCCAGGCAAAGCACAGCACAG agTGTGGTGGGCTCTTAAAGGCTGAAGTACGAACTAAGGAGCTGTATTCCCACGCTCAGTTTGGGGACAACAACTACCCAGGCCAAGTGAACTGTGAGTGGGTGATTGTAGCTGAGGATGGTTACGGGGTGGAGCTGATATTCCAGACATTTGAGATCGAGGAGGAGGCTGACTGTGGGTACGACTACATGGAGATTTATGATGGCTACGACAGCACTGCACCCCGCCTGGGACGCTTCTGTGGCTCAGGG CCTCTGGAAGAAATCTACTCTGCAGGGGATTCCATCATGATTCGATTCCACACAGACGACACCATCAACAAGAAAGGCTTTCACGCCCGATACATAAGTACCAAATTTCAGGATGCATTGCACATGAGAAAGTAG